From the Candidatus Hydrogenedentota bacterium genome, the window TCCGTCTGCTGGGTCACCAAAACCTCCGTCCCTCGACTGAATCCAAGCATTATGTTTATCGGCAGTTTCCATAAATGCTTCACTCGGCTAAAGAATTACCGAAATAGCAATTTCGTAACGAGGAAACGTAGAAAGGAGCACGGGCGTCCCGCCCGTGAGTCTGAGCGCCAGCGTCCCGCCCGTGAGTCTGAATGCCGGCGTCCCGCCTGTGAATTTGAGTACAAACTGCCACTCACGGGCGAGACGCCCGTGCTCCTTTCCAGTGCTACCAATTTTCCGTCGAAAACGTCGCGACCTGGCACGACGGATAATATCGGACGGTCTCGGACCTGCCGAGCTCCTGCGTATCGAGATAATGCGCCAGCAGCGCGCAGCGGTCCGCGTCGATGATGTGATCGTCGCCTTTCTCGAAGACGATCTGGTTTCGTATTCCGCCCGAATACGTGTGCCCGGCATATTGCGTTTCGCGATCGGCGAGTTGCGGGAACACGATCGTCCGGTCCGCCATCCGGCGTTGCAGCAACTCCGTCATGAACAGCTTGGTCGGACGCCGGTCCGGCGTACCGTCGGGAAATTCGCCCACGTCCATCACGCCGCCAAACTCGAACGCCATGACTTTGTCGTGCCATTCCACATCGATGTTCTTGAGGTTGTGCGCCACCGCGCTGCCGTTGTTGCCCGCGTCGATACCGATCGCGCGGAAACGATACGCGCGGTCCAACTCTTCGACGATGCGCTGCTGCCGATGGTAATTGACGCCGTGCAAGTTGATGCGCGCAACGTTCACGAGATCGGGCGGCGCGTTCCGGTACACCACAAACTCGGACGGATCGCGCACGTAGCCCAGGTCGCACCCGAGGTAATAGATCCCCTTCGGCACGCCCGTGGGCGCCTCGAAGGGGTCGTGCTCGCCGAGCGACACCTCGAAATACTCGAGCGCGTCGTCCACGCACGCGAGATACGCATTGAGATCGAAGACCGCGTACGCCGGCGAACCGTGTTGACCCAACACGCGATGAATATACCCAGGCGATTCGCACCCGCCGTACAACAGCGCCAGTTCCGCGTCTTTCTCCGCCGAAAACTCCGGGTTCAACCGCGACGGCCAGTTGTACTGCTCCGCGTTCCGGTCTGTCGTCATCCGGTGAAACGTGTTGCGCAACCCGTTCGGCACGCCATACACCCAACGCATGCCCCCGGCGTTCAACGCCTGAAACATTTCCTCCCACGCCGCGTCCGTCATCTCCTGCGCTTCGTCGACGATTTGCCAATCCACGTGCAGCCCCTGGAAATTCATCCCGTGCGGCCCCGCGATGCGCCCCCACAACACAAACCCGTTCGCAAACCGCAGACACCACGACGGCGTGCGTTTCACATCGACCAGCGTCCCCTTGAACGCGGGGCTTCGCTCAAACACGCGCACGACGCGGTCCATCAGCGGAAACAAATGGTTCTCGCACTGCGTCGCGATCAGCATCTCCCGATTCGGCATCGCCACCGACGCCCACGCCGCGACAATCTCGATCTCCGACGTCTTGCCGACATCGCGTCCATCGCAGTGCACTTTGCGCGGCGCGATCGAATTGAGCGAGTCGTATTGGTATGGACGAGGGACCCAGGCTTGTCCGCGGCGATTGCGGAAGAAAAACTGGGCGAAGTCGGCTCGCGGGCTGAGGAATCGCGCGTGGGGTGTGGAGGGACTCGGGTTTCGTGAATGCAAGGCAGACTTGATGGACGGAGTGGACGATATGGACGTGATGGACGAAATGGACAGGTGCGATCGGGTGGACATGGTGGACGTGGTGGACCTATTGGGTTGTGAGGTGTTTGGACGAGTTTGGTTTAGAACGTGCGGCATTTGTTGGGACTCCTTGGTGGAGGGTTCGTGCGTGGTCGGGGCGTGCGCGGCGCCGAGGGGTGGATTCTTGAAGACGCTTTCGGCGTAGGCGCGGATGGGGGTGTTGAGCGGGAAGGCTTCGGGTGGGATTCCGCCGGCAAGAAAGCGTTCGAGGTAGTCCTTGGGTCCGTTTTTGTATCCGCCAAGGGGGTTATCGGTCCAGGGGTCGGGGGAATCGGGGGCTTCTCCTTTTTCGTCTTCGGGTAATGGCGGCAGGTGGAGATTGCCGAGTATGTGGGCGGCGAGTTCTTTGGAAACGCTTTGTTTGGCCGGGCGGTAGGATGCGAGGACATGGTCGCGTTCGGCCTCGGCGAGGGGCTCGTCGAGTTGGATGACGTTGTCAAAGGCCTCGGCCATGTCTACGTCACGGCCTTGGGACCCGGCAAGGATGGCCTGTTGCAGGTAGGCTTGCGCATGAGGGCGATTGGCCTGCGGCCCGATCTGGGAATCCACGAGGGAATCGGGGTCGATTTCCATGTCGTGCTGCGTTCGTTTGGTGTGGCGCATGATGCCTTCGGGCGACGGGGGTGCGAAATTGTTTTTTTGGTGAAACAAAGGGGTGCTGAGGGGACAGTGGAGGACGCGTAAGTTGGCCCGGAACTCTCGCATGAGGCGAATGAACGCCAAGGTGGCGTTGGGGTTAGCGAAGCTGGGGGCTTCGCGGGAACTTGTGCCCGGATCTTGTGACACCCCTCCCCCTGTCAGGGGGGTGTTGTTGAGGTGTGCGGCGGCGGTGTTGACGAGGACTTGGAGCATTGCGACGTTATGAGCGGCGTGGATTCCCATGGGATTCGGATGAGGCTGAGTTTCGGCGATGGCCAATGCGTCGGTGACGACTGTGTTGTACTCCATGAGTTGGTAAGGACAGGTGGGCGCTTTTCCCGGCGGCATGGAGGCGATCTCGGGCGAGGCGCAGGGACAGGATTGCCAGTAGGGACAGCGCGGCGTGCAGGTTCTCAAGCGTCGGGAGTAGAGGCCATGAACGACGGCGTTGCGGTTACCTTTGGGAGCGCCGATGAGGTCGCAACCTCCGTGGTATTTGCAACGGCCCGTGGGGTGGTCCGAGGTGTTGGTGCAGGGGGTGGCGTCGGGGAGCCGGGCACCGCAGATGCGGTGGTTGAGTTCGGATTCTTTTGCGTCGATGGCGGCGATCCAGGTTTCTGACCAGGAGCGTGCGCAGGGGGTGCCGAGGGTGGTGGTTTGTAGTTGCATGACTGAGATTCCTCCTATAAAGGAGGCCCGGGGTGTTGCAGTGTTTGGGGTGGAAAGGGTTTAGGGTGTAGCGGAGGGTCGAGGGTTGGGAATCGGGAACCAGGAGGGAAGTGACTGGAGCCAGACGTCCGGTGTCGTGTGCCTGTCGAGGGAGCACTTCGGGAGTGGGGGTGTGCTTCAGCAGAACTGTCTTGGCTCAGCGGTTTGTGTAGCGCAGGATGGTGCGTGAAGGGCGAATTCGGCGCGGTGAGCATCAGCAAGCCGCGCGCTTGCACATGTTTCAAGAAATCTCTCGCTTCAGATCTCCCATTATTGTAAGGTATTAGACAAGGGCTGAGGCATGAGACAACGTTTTGTAGCTGCGACACGTGGATCGTGCCTCTTAACAATGAGGGAGATTCGACGATCACGATTGTTTTTTGACTTCTGGGATGAAGATAAAAGATAGGAAAATTATCAAATTAAGGTGCCATAAACCACTAGTGCTATATGAGTAAACGCGATCAGAATCAACCTATGTGCGTCATATTGTCGGGTGGGCAGGCCACGCGAATGCGGCCGATCTCTCTGCTTCGGTCAAAATCAATGCTTCCCTTCTTGGGGCAACCCTTACTAAGCTATCTGCTTGCCCAACTTCGCGCTGCCAGCTTGACGGATGTTGTGGTGACAGACCGAGGTTTGAATGGAGACATCCAGCGCCATTTTCAAGAGGGAGAAGACTATGGAATGAGTCTGTCGTACGCGCCTCCAGCCAAGTGGCACGGCACGGCCGGTACTGTCTTGTCCCTCATTCGAGTGTACGAGTCTCTCACGGATCACACGGTAGTTGTTATTTACGGCGACAGCTTGCTCCGAATGGATTTTTCCGCGTTGATCGACTTTCACCGGGCAAAGCGCTCGAAGTTTACAATTGCATACCATAGACCGCGGCTTGATCGGTTCTTGTTCGAAGGGGATCCCAACGACCAACCACGAACGAATTTCGGAGTGATGCAATTGCGGTCTGACGACCGAGTAACTCGTTTTGAGGAAAAGCCACACCTTCACAGAATCCCATTGGAATTCACGAACCCAGTCGCTAGCGCGGCGGTATATGTTCTCGAACCGACTGTTTTCCGCGAAGTGCCGCGTTTCGACACGCTGGATTTCGGATTTGATCTCATACCGTGGCTTATCGAACGATCTATGCCCGTTTACGGTTTCGACATTCTGCCAGGCCACCGTATCGACATTGGCACACTTTCGCACTATTGCACGGCCCAACTCGCAGTCCTCGAGGGGAAGATCAATCTTGCACGCGATGCTGCATTTGGAACGGCTGGAGTCCAAATTCATCACGGAGCGGTTGTTCATCCAACTGCGCGCTTAGTTCCCCCCGTGTTCGTCGCGGAAGGCGTGGAGATAGAAGAATCTGCAATGGTCGAGAATTCGATCATTGGGGAAGGTACCCACATTGGTCCACTTTCTCAAGTAAGAAACTCGGTGGTTCTAGAGGGTGTGTTAGTTGGCGCCAGGGCCATTGTCGATGGCTCAATACTCGCCGAACACTGCGTCGTGAGCCCGGACGCGAACGTTTCTCCTGGAACTGCCGTAGGTGCGTGGTCACGCATAGGGGGAGGAACCTTCATCCTGCCCGAGGATGCGCAACATGGACTCTTTTATGAAGGAGAATATCGATGAGTCATATGATTTGGGCCGCCGTGTTCGCCTTAGTTTTCCATCCTCCTGTCGAGTTGTGTAAGTGGATATGGAGCGCGGCTTATCTCATTTGGCTAGCTGGGAGAGCGGGGCTAAAAGGTACTTACGTGCGAAGTGACAAGCACGCACAAAGACTACTGGAAAGGACGTTTAAGGCCCTAATGCCGGGCGACGAGTTGCTAATTGTCGGACGGACGAATCACGGGCTGCTTCGTCATAATTATCGGCTGTTCGTTCACGCCCTTGCAAAGGGCGCTGTAATCAAAATGCTCATTCTCGATCGCGGCGCTCTTTCAGGTATTGGTGCTCATTCAAACGTTGACCTACGATCACTCGGCATAAATGACGCTCATTGGGAGCTATCAAAGGACCTAAAGGACGTCGAACTAAACCTAACCGAACTTCGCAGGGAATGCGAACGTACGGCATGCACAGGATCGATGCTTGTTTACCGCTCAACAGTCGTGGTGCAAAGTAGTGTTGTGATTCACGTCCCGAAAAATCAAGGCAAGACAATGCACCTAACCTACGATTTCAGTTTTGGAAAGGAACGCAAGTTCATCCAGTACTACGAAAGGAAACATAGTGAAGACAAGGTTGAAGTTGACTTCTGTAATAGTTTACGCGAATTCTATCAACAAATGTTCACGCCTGCAGCGGACCGCTCTAAACTCGATCACGAGTTAAGCTACCAGGCTAAGAACCAAGTCATTGACCAGAATGGGATAGAGGTTGTAGCCGAGGAACTCCAGAAGTACATTGACTCCCACCCACAGAGCGAACCAGTCCGCCAAAACGGGCTTACGCGAATGGTACCCGCAATACCCCCGATTTTCGAGGCCATCCGCCTGGGCAACCAAGCACCCCCCCCACTGAGTGTTCAACTTGAGTTGACGAACAAATGCACTACAGCTTGCAGTCATTGTTACCGCTTCGAAGGTTCCGCGTCAACGAACCAGGACATTCGTTTGGATACTGCAAAGGATTTGCTGTCACAGTTGGGTGCATTCGGCGTAAGAACTGTAACGTTTTCGGGCGGAGAACCCACCAAACACCATGACTTCTCTCAACTCCTCCTTCACGCTTACACAGAAGGTTTACTGGTTGGCGTTATTAGTAACGGTGTCGGTCTGAGCGATGATTGCATTGATTGTATTCTTCAATATGCGCGCTGGTTAAGGCTTTCGGTAGACGGAAGCTGTCGAGAAGTTTACGGAAGGATACGCAGATCTATCAGTACGAGCAGGGACTCGTATGATGACGTCCAGAACACGATCTTTCGCTTGAAGGCGAGAGTTGGAACCAACAAGAACTGCCAGCTTGCGATTTGTTACACGATTCAGCGAGCGAATGCGTCGGACGTTCCTGACATGATACGGTGGGCACGCGATTCCGGCATTCCCGGCGGTGACAAATGCTTGACGTTTAAGTTTGCGCACGGCGAAAATGGGTTTCTGTGCACGGAGGATCAACTAAAATGGCTGTACGAAGAAGTGTTCGCCAACCCTGACTTTACGACCGCAGCAAATATTCCATACCTGCGCTGGTTCTTGGGCTATCAAACGGAATTGCCAGACCTTATAAAAGGGAGGCCCACAGAGGGGCTTTATTCGCGACGAAAGACGCGATGCTTTACACCATATTTGTTTGCCTTAGTAGATCCCTCAGGCGATGTCTACCCTTGTTGCTTTCTGTTTGAAGACAATAAGGGATACGGGGACGACATTAGACGCAGGCGCGCGCAGCATGCTCTTGGAAATATAAATCGCAACTCATTCGAGAATATCTGGCGCGGCAACGCATACGAGGCGCTTAGAAAAGAACTTAGAGTAGTTTCACCGAGCAGCGAGAAGTTCCGGCCTTGTGGTACGTGCACACGTCATTGTAATCATAATGTATGGATGTCGGAGATGTATGAAATGTGCACACAGGTTTCCGCTAGTGGTAGTGCCGACGCGCTTGCTTCGCTTTCGAGACGGTTAGGGAATAGAGCGGGACCTGTGTGGTTATGACGCCAAATTCTTGACCCATTGCCCGGGATGTATGTAACTCACATCGTTATTTTGGGTTATTTTGGGTTATTTTGGATCGCAAGTCCGGACATTGAATGCAAGATTGCGTCCCATCCTTCCCGGATTTCCTTCTCTGCACGGTTGCCTTTCGGCGATTGCGTAATTCGGGGTTCTATGGCGAGAAGCATACTGTCCACTTCATCCAAACAACTCTCCGAATTCCTTACCTTGAAATTTCGATTCATCACATCGAAATTTCAAGGTACGATCGGCGCGTCATGGGAAGGGTTTGCAATCGAGCAGGTCCGGTTGGCCTTGCGCGCGGACCGGTCCGAATTTTTTTCTGGTCAACGCACGCCGGAGCGGAACTCGATTTGCTCGTGGTCCGCGGCCGCGCGCGGCTCGGCTTCGAGATCAAGCGCACGACTGCGCTTCGGGTTACGCCGTCGATGCGGCACGCGCTCGCGGACCTGAAACTCAAGCGGCTGGATGTTATCCACGCGGGGGACACGACGTTTCCGCTGGCGAAAAACATTCGCGCGGTAGCGTTGTCCAGGCTTCTAACCGATATCAAACCGCTCGCGACATAGAGGATCGGTAGGTTTGACCCAAACGACACGGGTGAACAGGAAGGGCGCCGGCAGCCGCATGATCCCGGCAGGACGGTTCAACTATCATCGGCGGTAATTTTGACGGTGTTGGCGATGGCCGAGGGGTTCGAGGAATAGGGTTCAACAGAGTGGGAATTGGGCATCCTCCTTCGCTCGTTGAGCTTCGGAGGACAAGACGGCTATCGGGTTTCGAGAACGGCGCGGAGTTCCCAAATCGATCTCAGATTTAAGATTTCAGATTTCACAACGCGGCGTAGCCGCAACCAAACCAGCCACGAAAGAACACAAAGAGATTTGAACCACAGATTTCACGGATGCCACAGATCAGTGCCGGAAAATTGCGACAAGAATTCACAAAATCGAATGTGAGTAGTACAGAACAAGTAACTTCGCCGATTCTGTCGGTGGTGGCGAAATGTATATGGAAGGGAATCATTTAATGGGACTTGGCAAGCAGATTCGGTTGAACCGCATTTTTGGGCATCCGTCGGGCCGGTTGTGTTCGGTGGCGGTGGATCATTTGGTGGCGTACCAGCAGGGGTTGCCGGAGGGCTTGCGGAACGTGCCGGAAACCATCGCGGCGCTTGTGAAGGGCAAACCCGACGCGATCACGATGTACAAGGGCATGGCGCAAAACGCGTGGCCGCCGTACGCGGGCAGCATTCCGCTGATTATTACGTCGATTGCGTTTACGGTGGACGACACGATCATGCACCAGATGGCGCGGCCGCACGAGTGCGTGCGGCTTGGCGCGGACGCGATATCCGCGGCGATTGCGTTGCGCAGTCCGCGCGAGGGCGATTATCTGAAGAAGCTCGCGACAATTGTCGAGGAAGCGGCGGAGTTCGATTTGCCGGTCATCGCGCACATCTACCCCCGCGATTTTTCGGGCGAACCCAGGGTGGTCCACGATCCGGAGAATATCTTTTGGGCGGTGCGGTGCGGCGTCGAGTTGGGCGCGGACGTAATCAAGGTGCCGTACACCGGCGATGTCGAATCATTTCGCGCGATCGTCGCGACGTCGCCGGTGCCGGTCGTGGCGGCGGGCGGGCCCAAGGCGAACACGTTGCTCGACGCGTTGCGGCTTATGGACGGCGCGGTCGAGGCGGGCGCACGCGGCGCGACGATCGGTCGAAACGTCTGGGGCGCGCCGGACCCGGTGGCGGCGCTCGAAGCGTTCAAGCGGGTGATTCATGACCGCATCACACCCGAACCGGCGCGCGTCCACTGACAAGAATTCGCATGGGCGCACGCATTATCCTGCTGTTGTATGCCGCATGCATCGAAAATAGCCGTCGTGATGAACCCCAGTTCCGCCAATGGGCGGACGGGCAAGCGTTGGACGGAGATCGAGGGACGGTTGCGCGGGGTCCTGGGCGAGTTCGTGACGTTCAGCACGAAGCGCCCGGGGCACGCCGTTGACCTCACGCGCAGGGCGTTGCAGGACGGGCACGACCTGATCATCAGCGTGGGCGGCGACGGCACGCATTGCGAAGTCGTGAATGGATTTTTCGAGGGCAACCTTCCGATCAATCCCGCCGCGGCGATGGCGATCTTTCCGCACGGCACCGGTTCCGACCTTGCGCGCGGGATGGGCGTGCGCAAGTTCAACGATGCGCTGGCGATGCTTTCCGCGCGCGTGATATCGAAGATCGATATCGGCCGCGTCACGTTGACGCTGCCGCACGGCGGCACCTCGGTCCGTTATTTCCTGAATGTGGCGGACTTCGGAATTGGCGGCGCCGTCGCCGAGCGCGTGAACGGCCAAACCAAGCGGTTCGGGCCGTTCGTTACGTTTCTGTGGGCGGTCCTGCGCACGCTTGTGACGTTCAAGAACCCGATGGTCTCGATTCAGATCGACGGCGAACTGTTCGAGACGCGCACGATCAACGTCATCGTCGCGAACGGGCAGTACTACGGCGGCGGGATTCATGTCGCGCGCGACGCGCGGATGGACGACGGCCAGTTCGAGGTATATGTGCTGGGCGATATCCGCCTGTTGACAGCCCTGCGCTATTTGCACACGTTTTATCTCGGCACGTACCTGCGCTACCCGCACCTCGTGCGCCGGTTCACGGGGACGCGCGTGACGGCGCAGTCCGACGAGCGGGTGTTGCTCAATCTCGATGGCGAACAGCCGGGCCAACTCCCGGCGGCAATTGAACTCCTGCCCGCGGCGCTGCCGTTTGTCATGCCGCGTTCGCATTGACATTCCGCCGGGCGCGCCGTAGACTCCGGCTGCGGAACCAAGGGGTCTATGACGTCCAGCCATGAGCGCGGTAACCAGTCATCTGAACGTTACTTGGACGCCCTACCTGCGCCCCTCCCCCATCGCCGCCGAAGCGGCGTTGCGCGTGCTCTCGGTCGGCGAGCTTGACGCGTCCACGCTGGCGCTCGTTATCGGTTCCGATCCCGGACTCACCGCGATGCTCGTGCGGGCGACCGAACCCGCGGCCATGGGCGCCTCCATCGCGGCGCGAATTGCGGAGTTGCCGCCCGCGCGGCTGCATTCGGCGTTGTACCCCGGGTTGGTCGATGCGCTCGCGACCCATCACGGTTCGTTCTCCGACCAGGATCGAGAGGCGTGGCGCAAGGCGCTTGCAACCGCGATCGCCGCGGAATGCATCGCCCAGGATCGGGGTGATGTCTCACCGGACGCCGCGTATCTGGCGGGGCTGCTGCACAACGCGGCCGCCGTCCAACCGGAGGACCGGTTTGCTCCCGAGCGAACTGGGAATGTGCGCGCGATTGCGCGGAGGTACAAGTTTCCCGCGTGGCTTATCGATAGCATCGAAGGCCAGGACGTGTATTCGCCGTCGTACGGCGAATCGCCGGCAATTGCCGAGATTTTGCGCGCCGCGAAGACGGTTGCGCTGGAAATCCTTTCGGACGAACCGATCACGCCGTCGAGGGCTGCGGCCTTTCGCCGCGCTGGACCCGGCACGGAAGCGCTCGAATCAGTCCGCGAGCGCGCCGCGCGTTCGCTGGAACGGCGTATGTCGTTGTTTGCGTTCGATCCCTCGCCGGCGCGGGAATTGCACGCCGCGCTGCTGCGTTTCTCAAACCACTTGCTCCTGTATTGGCGCGTCGACGAGACCAGTGCGGCGGCGCTGCGCGAACGGGTGAAACACCTCGATGCGCTTGTTGCCTTCGAGCGCGCGGCGACGCCGTCCATGGCGATGGACGAAGTGCTGATCACGTGCGCCGACCGGTTGCGGTCCGCGCTGGCGATACCCGCCGGGCTTGTCGTTGCGTGGCCAGAATGCGGCGCGCCGGCATATGGCGCGCGTTGGAACACGCGGAGCGGCGCGCTCGAGCCGTTGCAGTTGGAAGTCGATGGCGCGCCGGCCGAGCGATCGATCCAACGTCTTCTTGCCGGAGACGTGTGGCCCGTCGCAAACAACGCCGCTGCCGCGCCAGACATACTTTCAGTCTATACGCCCGCGGGACGGCACGCGGGGTACGTCGCGGTCGCGCACGGCGGCATGCCTGCGGACGCGTGGCGCGAACACGTGCGCGAGTGGGCGGCCGCACTGGGGCGCGCTGTCAGCCATATTGACGACGCAGCGCGCGACGATGCGCGGATAGATACACTGCGCCGCTTGATCGACGAGTTGCGCGGGACTTCTGACGAGTCCGAGGACACTGGCGCCGCGCCGTCCGTGCCGCAGCGCCATATCGCGCGCGCGGTGATGGCGGCATTGCACGCGCCGCTGAGCGCGGTTACCGCACAGGCGCACCAGCTTGTGGCGCAGCCGGCCGACCCGAGCACGCAGGGGCTTGTCGAGGAGCTGGCGAAGCAGGCGCGCAACGCCGCGCGCGTCCTGTCGGACCTGCGGGCCGTGGCGGGCGGCGGCGACGCGCCGAACGAGTTCATTCTGATCAACGCGCCGCTGCGTCAATTCCTCCACGCTGCGCGCGCGCGCCTGGAACGCCGCGCAATTCAAGTACACGAACGCTTTGCGGAAGGATTGCCGCGGATACGCGCGGACGTGCGCGAGCTGAACCACCTGTTCACCAATCTGTTCGCGTTCATCGAGCAGCGCATGGGGCATACGGGCCGAACGATCACCGTGGCGACCGCTCCCGGCGAGGACCGCGCGTCAGTTTGTGTGACAATAGGCGTGACGGGTATGGCACTGACGCAATCGCAGGCCGAGGGCCTTTTCCAACCGTTGGCGGAGCGTGAGAGCGCATCCACGGAGTTCGCGCTCTCGCTCGCAGCGTGCCGCGCGATTGTCGATGCGATCGGCGGGTCGATCCGCGCATCGACATCGGCCGACGGCGTCGTTCTCACGGTCGAGTTCGAGGCCATCCACGCCGTGCTGGCCGTGGAACGAGACGCGTCCACGGTCGCGCAGGGAATCGTGTCGTTCGCTCCCGTCGATACGGCCAAGCCTCGAAGCGAGAGCGGCGGGGGCGCGCGCGTACTGATAGTCGACGACGACGAAGTGATGCGCGACTTAATGAAACAGGCGCTCGCGCGGAAGGGTTATACTGCCGAGACCGTGAAGGACGGCGACGAGGCAATTCGCTTCCTGCGCCAAAATCGCGTCGATCTCGTGCTGCTCGATCTGCTGATGCCGAATCGCGATGGGTTGGCGGTCCTGCGCGAACTGCGGGACGAGTCGCCGGCAACGCCGGTCATCGTCATGACGGGGAGCCGGTCGGCGGAAATGCGCGAGGAGGCGATGGACCTTGGTGCGCGCTCGTTCCTCCAAAAGCCGTTCGAACTTGGCCAACTGTTGTCCGAGGTCGAGTCGGTGCTCGTTCACCAACGGGCCTAGCCGTAACGCCCATCCGATCACATCGACCGGGGACACGCCCGATGCCGTTTAACGAATCGCGAGAGCCACGCGCAGCACCGGGCGGCCGGTTGGAATCGCTGCTACTCGTCGCGACGGTCCACATCCCGATGTCCCTCCTGTTTCTTGCGATTCTTTGGAAATCGATGTCGTGGGAAACGCTGCTGGACACGCCGATGTTCACGTACTCCGGGTTTCTCATGGACGAGTACGGCATGGCGCCGATGCGGGATTTCTTCACGTACAACATGCCGGGCACGCACGTGTTGTTCCGTTGGCTATACCATTTTTTTGGAAGCGGCGTGCTGGGAATGCGTCTGGCCGACACAACCCTGCTGGCGATCGTGCTTGGATGTTTCGCGCTCGTGTTGAGGCCGTTCGGGTGGAGGGTCGCGTGGGCGGGCGCCGTGCTCTTTGGAATCGTTCACGTGACGCTCGGGATGCATTGCTACCTACAGCGCGATTTTATCGGTCTCATTCCGCTGCAACTCGCCGTGCTGTCCGCGACGATGTGGTTCGGACGCAGGCCGCGCGCGCGCTGGGTGGCGACCGGATTCTTCGTTGGGGCGCTCGCGCTGGTAAAACCGCACCTGATGATCGGCGGGCTGGTGTTGTACGCGTACTTGGTGCTTCGCGCGAACGACGGCGGTGCGTCGGCCAAGCGCTACTGGACGTGGCGCGCAATCGCAATCGCCGGTTGGTGTTGGTTGGGCGGTCTCGTGCCGGTGCTGTGGATGGCGGCCTACCTGGCCTACTACGGGCAGCTCGTCGAATTCATCAAGGTCTTGATCGACTATTTTCCGATGCACGCGGACATCAGCGGAGACAACACGGTATTCGAGCCGGGCGGCAAAATCCCCTATCTCCTCTCGCACCTGTTCGCCGCGAAAGCGTGGGACAACGTACACTTCGCATTGGGCGCGGGATCGGGAATTGCCCTGTTCCTGTCGTCGCCCACACTTGCGCCGGAACTGAAGAAATACGGGAGTCTGCTCGCGGCGCTGGGCATCGCATATTTACTCTACCCGGCGATTGGCGCGCGTTTTTACGACCACCACTACTACCCATTTCTTCTCCTGTCAACGGTGTGGGCCGCGTTTTGTATGTACCGCTGGAGTGCGGACACGCCGCTTCGCGTACGGGCCTTCTCGCTGGGCATATCGATTTACGTCGTCGCGGGGATGTTGTACGTGAACTACAACGAACTGTTGCAGCCGCCTTCGCGGTCTACCGGGTACTACCGCACGCAACGCATCGCGGCATGGCTGCAGCCTCGCGTCCAATCCGGGGACACCGTACAACCGATCGAGTGGGCCTACGGCGGCATTTCGCACGCGCTGCTGCTTACGAAGTCGAAGTTGGCGACGCATACCTTGTGGGGCGAGGTGCTGTTTCATCACGTAAGCCATCCGTTTGTTCAAGAGCTCAGGCAGGACTTTATGGATCAGCTTAAGTCGTCCAGACCCCGTTTCGTAATTCGGAGCAAGACA encodes:
- a CDS encoding NDP-sugar synthase, whose translation is MSKRDQNQPMCVILSGGQATRMRPISLLRSKSMLPFLGQPLLSYLLAQLRAASLTDVVVTDRGLNGDIQRHFQEGEDYGMSLSYAPPAKWHGTAGTVLSLIRVYESLTDHTVVVIYGDSLLRMDFSALIDFHRAKRSKFTIAYHRPRLDRFLFEGDPNDQPRTNFGVMQLRSDDRVTRFEEKPHLHRIPLEFTNPVASAAVYVLEPTVFREVPRFDTLDFGFDLIPWLIERSMPVYGFDILPGHRIDIGTLSHYCTAQLAVLEGKINLARDAAFGTAGVQIHHGAVVHPTARLVPPVFVAEGVEIEESAMVENSIIGEGTHIGPLSQVRNSVVLEGVLVGARAIVDGSILAEHCVVSPDANVSPGTAVGAWSRIGGGTFILPEDAQHGLFYEGEYR
- a CDS encoding radical SAM protein, whose amino-acid sequence is MSHMIWAAVFALVFHPPVELCKWIWSAAYLIWLAGRAGLKGTYVRSDKHAQRLLERTFKALMPGDELLIVGRTNHGLLRHNYRLFVHALAKGAVIKMLILDRGALSGIGAHSNVDLRSLGINDAHWELSKDLKDVELNLTELRRECERTACTGSMLVYRSTVVVQSSVVIHVPKNQGKTMHLTYDFSFGKERKFIQYYERKHSEDKVEVDFCNSLREFYQQMFTPAADRSKLDHELSYQAKNQVIDQNGIEVVAEELQKYIDSHPQSEPVRQNGLTRMVPAIPPIFEAIRLGNQAPPPLSVQLELTNKCTTACSHCYRFEGSASTNQDIRLDTAKDLLSQLGAFGVRTVTFSGGEPTKHHDFSQLLLHAYTEGLLVGVISNGVGLSDDCIDCILQYARWLRLSVDGSCREVYGRIRRSISTSRDSYDDVQNTIFRLKARVGTNKNCQLAICYTIQRANASDVPDMIRWARDSGIPGGDKCLTFKFAHGENGFLCTEDQLKWLYEEVFANPDFTTAANIPYLRWFLGYQTELPDLIKGRPTEGLYSRRKTRCFTPYLFALVDPSGDVYPCCFLFEDNKGYGDDIRRRRAQHALGNINRNSFENIWRGNAYEALRKELRVVSPSSEKFRPCGTCTRHCNHNVWMSEMYEMCTQVSASGSADALASLSRRLGNRAGPVWL
- a CDS encoding aldolase, translating into MGLGKQIRLNRIFGHPSGRLCSVAVDHLVAYQQGLPEGLRNVPETIAALVKGKPDAITMYKGMAQNAWPPYAGSIPLIITSIAFTVDDTIMHQMARPHECVRLGADAISAAIALRSPREGDYLKKLATIVEEAAEFDLPVIAHIYPRDFSGEPRVVHDPENIFWAVRCGVELGADVIKVPYTGDVESFRAIVATSPVPVVAAGGPKANTLLDALRLMDGAVEAGARGATIGRNVWGAPDPVAALEAFKRVIHDRITPEPARVH
- a CDS encoding diacylglycerol kinase family lipid kinase gives rise to the protein MMNPSSANGRTGKRWTEIEGRLRGVLGEFVTFSTKRPGHAVDLTRRALQDGHDLIISVGGDGTHCEVVNGFFEGNLPINPAAAMAIFPHGTGSDLARGMGVRKFNDALAMLSARVISKIDIGRVTLTLPHGGTSVRYFLNVADFGIGGAVAERVNGQTKRFGPFVTFLWAVLRTLVTFKNPMVSIQIDGELFETRTINVIVANGQYYGGGIHVARDARMDDGQFEVYVLGDIRLLTALRYLHTFYLGTYLRYPHLVRRFTGTRVTAQSDERVLLNLDGEQPGQLPAAIELLPAALPFVMPRSH